One region of Pongo pygmaeus isolate AG05252 chromosome 21, NHGRI_mPonPyg2-v2.0_pri, whole genome shotgun sequence genomic DNA includes:
- the SLC52A3 gene encoding solute carrier family 52, riboflavin transporter, member 3 encodes MAFLMHLLVCIFGMGSWVTINGLWVELPLLVMELPEGWYLPSYLTVVIQLANIGPLLVTLLHRFRPSCLSEVPIIFTLLGVGTVTCIIFAFLWNMTSWVLDGHHSIAFLVLTFFLALVDCTSSVTFLPFMSRLPTYYLTTFFVGEGLSGLLPALVALAQGSGLTTCVNVTELSDSLPSPVPTGETDIAQGVPRALVSALPGMEAPLSHLESRYLPAHFSPLVFFLLLSIMMACCLVAFFVLQRQPRCWEASVEDLLNNQVTLHSIRPREENDLGPAGTVDSSQDQGHLEEKAAPCCPAHLAFIYTLVAFVNALTNGVLPSVQTYSCLSYGPVAYHLAATLSIVANPLASLVSMFLPNRSLLFLGVLSMLGTCFGGYNMAMAVMSPCPLLQGHWGGEVLIVASWVLFSGCLSYVKVMLGVILRDLSRSALLWCGAAVQLGSLLGALLMFPLVNVLRLFSSADFCNLHCPA; translated from the exons ATGGCCTTCCTGATGCACCTGCTGGTCTGCATCTTCGGGATGGGCTCCTGGGTGACCATCAATGGGCTCTGGGTAGAGCTGCCCCTGCTGGTGATGGAGCTGCCCGAGGGCTGGTACCTGCCCTCCTACCTCACAGTGGTCATccagctggccaacatagggCCCCTCCTGGTCACCCTGCTCCATCGCTTCCGGCCCAGCTGCCTTTCCGAAGTGCCCATCATCTTCACCCTGCTGGGCGTGGGAACCGTCACCTGCATCATCTTTGCCTTCCTCTGGAATATGACCTCCTGGGTGCTGGATGGCCACCACAGCATCGCCTTCTTGGTCCTCACCTTCTTCCTGGCCCTGGTGGACTGCACCTCTTCGGTGACCTTCCTGCCGTTCATGAGCCGGCTGCCCACCTACTACCTCACCACCTTCTTTGTGGGTGAAGGACTCAGTGGCCTCTTGCCTGCCCTGGTGGCCCTTGCCCAGGGCTCGGGTCTCACTACCTGCGTCAATGTCACTGAGCTATCAGACAGCTTACCAAGCCCTGTACCCACGGGGGAGACTGACATCGCACAG ggagtTCCCAGAGCTTTGGTGTCTGCCCTCCCCGGAATGGAAGCACCCCTGTCCCACCTGGAGAGCCGCTACCTCCCCGCCCACTTCTCACCCCTAGTCTTCTTCCTCCTGCTATCCATCATGATGGCCTGCTGCCTCGTGGCGTTCTTTGTCCTCCAGCGTCAACCCAGGTGCTGGGAGGCTTCCGTGGAAGACCTCCTCAACAACCAGGTCACCCTCCACTCCATCCGGCCACGGGAAGAGAATGACTTGGGCCCTGCAGGCACAGTGGACAGCAGCCAGGACCAGGGGCATCTAGAGGAGAAAGCAGCCCCCTGCTGCCCGGCCCACCTGGCCTTCATCTATACCCTGGTAGCCTTCGTCAACGCGCTCACCAACGGCGTGCTGCCCTCTGTGCAGACCTACTCCTGCCTGTCCTATGGGCCAGTTGCCTACCACCTGGCCGCCACCCTCAGCATTGTAGCCAACCCTCTTGCCTCACTGGTCTCCATGTTCCTGCCTAACAG GTCTCTGCTGTTCCTGGGGGTCCTCTCCATGCTTGGGACCTGCTTTGGGGGCTACAACATGGCCATGGCGGTGATGAGCCCCTGCCCCCTCTTGCAGGGCCACTGGGGTGGGGAAGTCCTCATC GTGGCCTCGTGGGTGCTTTTCAGCGGCTGCCTCAGTTACGTCAAGGTGATGCTGGGCGTGATCCTGCGCGACCTCAGCCGCAGCGCCCTCTTGTGGTGCGGGGCGGCGGTGCAGCTGGGCTCGCTGCTCGGAGCGCTGCTCATGTTCCCTCTGGTCAACGTGCTGCGGCTCTTCTCGTCAGCTGACTTCTGCAATCTGCACTGTCCCGCCTAG